Below is a window of Mycolicibacterium rhodesiae NBB3 DNA.
GCCGTGCTGGCGTTGCTCGTCGGGGTCGGCAGCTACGCGTATGCCGAGGTGACAACCGGACCGAAGGTACCGCCACAGGTGGCGCGGGTGGAACCGGCGGCCGCGGTGGCCGATCCTCTGGGCAAGCAATTGAAGGTCCACGTCGACAGCGCGGTCTTCCAGACCGGCACCGGTCGGCTGGAGTTCAAGCTGACGGTGACGAATAACAGCCCTGAGCCGGTCCTGCTGCAGAAACTGCAGTTCAGTACCTACCAAGCCATCAACCGCGACGTCGCGGCCGGAAGCGCGGCACCGGATCCCGGTGAGCTGGTCGCGGTGACACCGCCTGGTCAGATCCAGCCGGGAGAGACCCGGACGTTGACCGTCGACCTCGACGGTGCCGCGCTGGCCCAGCAGGGCTTGCTGCCGCTCAACGAGGCTCAGGTCCGGATAACTGGGTTGATCTTCTTCACCGACGCTTCCGGGCAGAGCGCGATCAGCGAGGTCAACGAGCTGACCACGGGCATCCTGCCCAAGTACTGAGAGTCGGTCCGAGGGGCCGCCGGACAGGCCGGTGGCCCCGCCAGGACCGATGGAAAGGACTCGAATCAATATGATGCAGCAGGTAGTTCTCGCGCACGGCGGGCAGATGACCGGCGACGAAATGGCTCTCATCGGTGCCGGTCTGGCCGGGTCGCTCATCATCCCGATGGCGGCGGTGGCATACATTTTCATGCAGAAGCGGTCGGCCTCCGAGGGCACCGCCGACCGCCCGACACCGTCGGAGTCGCATGCTCCGTCGTCGCATTTCACGACCGCCGGCTGGGAGGACGCGGATGACTCGGGGGAAGCACTGCCCCCCAAGTCCGCGGCTGTCGGTTCAGAAGCAGAAGGGCGGCGGTGATGATGCCGGATACCTCCACGCTGCTGGCGGCAGGAGAAAACATGAGTTCACTAGGTGCGTCCAACGGCGTCACGAGCTTTATGCTGATGGTGATTGTTGGCCTTGCGTTGCCGCTGATGAGCATCGCCTTGGTCATCATGCTCCCACTGCGGTCCGCGCGTTCATCAGGCGACGATGCCTCCGCCGTCGGATTGGGGGACAGGAGCCTGCAGGAAGAGTTCTGGGAATTCATCGACGACGTCGAACGCGGGCGGGTAACACTGTCCGACGTGTCGGCGACCGCAGCACTCGGCGCAGCCAACGCCTCATTTCACGACGCTCGCGAGCAGCGGGCCGACGGAGCCTGAGGCTCGCGGCTGCCAACTGCCCACAGGCCAACTTCCCACAGTATGTTCGCGGTCGGCCACGGTTAGGCGGCTGTGGCCGACCGTGAACGCTGTGTTCCGTCAAGACCTCAGCGACGTCACCCGACAGCCGCTGCCGGCTGCTAGAAAGCGACTGATGACCACCGGCGACTTCAATCCGGCCCCGGGCGACCCCGGCGGCGCCTACCCGCCGCGGCCACCCGCGGGTGCGGAGCCAGCCACCTTGAGTTTGCGGTTCGCCGCGCGCGTCATCGACGGCTTCGTCGTCATCACCTTGGCCATCATCCTTGCCGTGTGGGTCATGAGCGCTGCCGGGCGCAACTATGGCTATGCCGCGGCCGTATTCTTCAGCCTCCTGACATTCGTCTACTTCGTCGCGTTCGAGTCCACCCGGGGTTGGACGCCAGGCAAGAAGTTGGTCGGCCTCAGCGTGCGTGGCCCTGGCGGTGCGCCAAAGCCGACCGTCCGACAATCCGCGAGGCGCAACGCATTCACGTTATTGAATATCGTTCCCTACGTCGGTGGGCTGCTCGCTCTGACCGCCTACATGTTGATCGCATCGACGATCGGCAGCAGCCCGACCCTGCAGGGAAGGCACGACCGGTGGGCCGGCGGCACCTGGGTGGTCAAGGGCAGCCGAAGGGCGGACTGAAGGCTCCTCCGCTGGGAAAGCGGAGCGACCCATCGCATCATGATCTCGATCAAACCTCCGGTTTCGCACGAGCGGCTGCGGGTGGGAAGGACACGCGGATCGGGGGATACGACGGTCGGTACTTGTGTGCGCCGATTCCCGCTGTCGGAGCCGAACGGTACTTGTTGCGAGGTCACCACGGCCAATAAGGGAGTTCCGTGATGACGCGAACATTACGCTCAGATCGAGAACCTCAACCGGGCGCACGCCGAGGAACTGGTGGCCAACCCGACGATGGACCGTTTGGCCATGTCGAGCTTGGGCCCTGCCGCGGCAACGCGTTCGGCGGCGGGGCCACAGAATCGCCAGGCCATGGGCCCCAGGCCGGGTGTCCGATTCTCGGACAGTTACTCTGGCGGCCCCGGGGTGATGCTGTTATCAGGTGAGTGCAATGACGTATTCCAACCGCAACCCACGTGGGCCGTGGACTTGTTTCCCTCGACCGCACATCGGGTTTCGATCAGCCCGACGGCGCGTAACGCATCGTGACAAGGTCACGCGCGCACAGGAACGAGCCACCTACAAGGTCACTGACCGCCTACATCGCGGGCGTACAGTGTGCGTACCGGGAGATCACATAGCCGCCACGGTGTCCGCATGGTTGGCCGAGCTAGAGGTGCGCAGTCCACTCGTCGAGGACCTCGCCCGCGCCGTAACAGCCGCCGACTGGCCCGCTGTTTACGACATTGGCGACCTGCTGGCGGTGTCCGTCGAAGTCGCCGTGCCGGCATGACATCACAGATGACAGAGGATCACCTCGGCCTGATCGCGCAGCGG
It encodes the following:
- a CDS encoding RDD family protein gives rise to the protein MTTGDFNPAPGDPGGAYPPRPPAGAEPATLSLRFAARVIDGFVVITLAIILAVWVMSAAGRNYGYAAAVFFSLLTFVYFVAFESTRGWTPGKKLVGLSVRGPGGAPKPTVRQSARRNAFTLLNIVPYVGGLLALTAYMLIASTIGSSPTLQGRHDRWAGGTWVVKGSRRAD